AACTTAAGGGGGTTATAATTTCTTGAAAGAGCCCAGTGCTACACAAAACTACGATTCTACGATCGAGAATCCTCCGTAAGTGATTGCAGGCATTGATTAACCGTCAGCAACAGTGGATATTTACACCCCAAGGAACCGCGGAAATCATCCGTGTCAATTGAGTAAATCATTATCCCTCCTAGATTATGTTCACCTACATACTTGCACTTGGTGGAAATACTCTCTTTGTCCTCATAACTCATCCACTGGTCATCAGAATATGCATACGGTACCTTCTGCTTATCATCCTTGACTTTGATCCAACCGTTTTGCAAGTTCTCAAGCACTTCGTAGTACGCAAGGAAACCGGCTTCTTTGGTGTACGGTCCCGCATCTCCTGCCTCGTCCGATGGAGCCCGCACGCCATAGCCAAATGCATTGGCAAGTCGAAAGGATCTCCCGTACGCCGGAACACCCAGTATCAGCTTATGAGATGGAGCACCTTCTTGAAGCCAGTGCTGCACGCTATGGTCGATGTTCAGCTTTTGTTGGGATTCAGTCGTATCCGAAGGCCCGACATATAACGGAGCATTGTGGCCAGTGTAACTGTCCCACGAGCCGTTGTAGTCGTACGCCGTAAGGAGGATGTAATCTACATGACGTGCGATACAGTTAATATCGTACGAATCCGGCGCTCTTGACTCGATTGCACCAACGGCCACTGTTAAGATGAGCCCGGCACCATGTAGTTCGGTCGCCAAAGCTGCCAGCAACTGAACGAAATTCCAACGATCACCGTCACTCGGATCGCGCCAGGCTATATCGACTCCGTCAAACCCGTGGGCCTTACAGAATCTTCTCGCATTGATGGCAAAGATCGATCGCAGGGTGGAACTGGATGCTACTTTCGAGAATGTTGACGATTGAACCTTCTCCCCTCCAATGGAGGCTAGTGTTTTGAGCGATGGATTATCACGTTTCAACTGGTTGAACTGACGAATTGCACCCTGTCCTTTGCATTCCTCCAGGAATGTCTGGGAACTTAAAAATATTACTGCACCGTTCTCATCAATGCCGAAAAATGCATAGATCAGATAATCGCATAAATTAGGATCGATGTCACTGATGTTGAATTTCCCCCGTCCTGAACGTTTGGCTGCCCATGAGCAGACATAAGCAAAAATTAGTAttttcgatgacgacgaataAGACGAATTAGTTTTGCCTCCACTTTCCATCCTTGTTTCAAGATTCTTCCAATAACTTGACGTGTTTCGTCCACTATATATTTCGAAGCCAGCAAATCAACCGCACAATCGCAACTGCGCGTCTGCGTCTAGTACTTATAGTAGATCTTGACTATTGCTGCATCACGATATGCGATAATCTTGTGGGG
The sequence above is a segment of the Anopheles darlingi chromosome 2, idAnoDarlMG_H_01, whole genome shotgun sequence genome. Coding sequences within it:
- the LOC125959241 gene encoding chitotriosidase-1-like, with protein sequence MESGGKTNSSYSSSSKILIFAYVCSWAAKRSGRGKFNISDIDPNLCDYLIYAFFGIDENGAVIFLSSQTFLEECKGQGAIRQFNQLKRDNPSLKTLASIGGEKVQSSTFSKVASSSTLRSIFAINARRFCKAHGFDGVDIAWRDPSDGDRWNFVQLLAALATELHGAGLILTVAVGAIESRAPDSYDINCIARHVDYILLTAYDYNGSWDSYTGHNAPLYVGPSDTTESQQKLNIDHSVQHWLQEGAPSHKLILGVPAYGRSFRLANAFGYGVRAPSDEAGDAGPYTKEAGFLAYYEVLENLQNGWIKVKDDKQKVPYAYSDDQWMSYEDKESISTKCKYVGEHNLGGIMIYSIDTDDFRGSLGCKYPLLLTVNQCLQSLTEDSRS